Part of the Planifilum fimeticola genome, GATCCCAAGGAAAAGGTTTACCGCATCGGCCTGTACATCCGCGATTCCGCGGCGGGTGTGGGCACGCTCACCTTTTACGATCCGGAGCGGAAAGTTTACGGAGCCCTGGGCCATGTGATTTCCGACATGGACACGGGAAAACCCATATCCGTCGGGGGAGGAAAAATCGTCCGTTCCAACGTCAATTCGATCCGGAAAGGAACTTCCGGAGAACCCGGTGAGAAGCGAGCCATCTTCTTTCAGGAGCATCAGGTTTTGGGAACTATAACAAAAAACACACCTTTTGGCATCTTCGGGAACATATTGAAACGCCCCGAAAACGGATTCCTTTCCGAGCCGGTTCCGGTGGCCTTGAACGAACAGGTGAAAGAAGGGCCGGCTGAAATCTTGACCGTCGTCGAAGGAGAAAAGGTGGAGCGATTTGACATCGAGATTGTGCATGTGAATCACCAGAGGGGGCCGGCGACGAAGGGAATGATCGTCAAAGTGACGGATCCTCGCCTGCTCTCCAAAACGGGGGGGATTGTGCAGGGGATGAGCGGCAGTCCCATCCTGCAGGACGGGAAATTGGTGGGGGCCGTCACCCACGTGTTCGTCAATGACCCGACCACCGGTTACGGAACGTTTATCGAGTGGATGCTTCAGGATGCGGGGATATTCACAAACGGGGCTCGACAAGAGTCCCTTTTTTTATACGGTAATTTATAGAAAAAATGATGTCTATTTGGAGGAATTGATCAGTCCCCTGTCGAAGGAAATTCATAGATCGTGAGAGGGGGAGGTTTGGCAGTGGATAAAATCCGGGTCCTGTTGGCCGATGACAATCGGGAATTCGCCCAGATGCTCCGGGAGCATTTGTCGGCCCAAAGCGACATGGAAGTCATCGGAGTGGCATACAACGGGAACGAAGTGATGGAACAATTGTCGAGGCAGATGCCCGACGTTCTGGTACTGGATATTATCATGCCCCATCTCGACGGATTGGGCGTTTTGGAAAAACTTCAAGAAAAAAAGTTTCAGAGAGTTCCCAAAATAATCATGCTCACCGCCTTCGGTCAGGAAAATGTGACACAGCGGGCGGTGGAACTGGGTGCCGCATACTACATACTGAAGCCCTTTGATCTGGACGTTCTCACCGACCGCATCCGACAAGTGCAGGGGATTCAGGGGGCGGCGGCACCCGTCCAGGCGGCCCACGGCGCCAGCTCCCGCTCCTCCAACCTGGATGCAAGCATCACCCACATGATCCACGAGATCGGAGTGCCGGCTCACATCAAGGGGTATCTTTACCTGCGGGAAGCCATCTCCATGGTCTACAGGGAGGTGGAACTGCTGGGCGCCATCACCAAGACCCTGTATCCCCGGATCGCCGAGAAGTACAAAACGACGCCGAGCCGGGTGGAGCGGGCCATCCGCCACGCCATCGAGGTGGCTTGGAGCCGGGGGAACATGGAGTCCATCCGCAACCTGTTCGGCTACACCATCAATGTGACCAAGGCCAAACCCACCAACAGCGAGTTCATCGCCATGGTGGCGGATCGCCTGCGAATCGAGCACAAGGTGGGATGAAAGGCGATCTGCCGCCTCTTGAGCCGGCAGATATTCGATCGACATCAGAAAACGTGC contains:
- the spoIVB gene encoding SpoIVB peptidase, which gives rise to MISLPQWKRQQWVGILLVLMLVLGSTTSFFRQFTSFPTELRLFSGNREQLRLTIPATVTADVADPDILTVNGADQASVPVDLHHPFTLFSKKRGHTRLTLRLFGTLPLKTLNVRVLPDIRVIPGGQSIGVKLRSQGVLVVGHHRVPGSEDGKSPGERADIRAGDYILEMNGRAIRDVNQVAEAVREAGEKRLPIDVLIMRDGQKKRARLHPAYDPKEKVYRIGLYIRDSAAGVGTLTFYDPERKVYGALGHVISDMDTGKPISVGGGKIVRSNVNSIRKGTSGEPGEKRAIFFQEHQVLGTITKNTPFGIFGNILKRPENGFLSEPVPVALNEQVKEGPAEILTVVEGEKVERFDIEIVHVNHQRGPATKGMIVKVTDPRLLSKTGGIVQGMSGSPILQDGKLVGAVTHVFVNDPTTGYGTFIEWMLQDAGIFTNGARQESLFLYGNL
- the spo0A gene encoding sporulation transcription factor Spo0A — its product is MDKIRVLLADDNREFAQMLREHLSAQSDMEVIGVAYNGNEVMEQLSRQMPDVLVLDIIMPHLDGLGVLEKLQEKKFQRVPKIIMLTAFGQENVTQRAVELGAAYYILKPFDLDVLTDRIRQVQGIQGAAAPVQAAHGASSRSSNLDASITHMIHEIGVPAHIKGYLYLREAISMVYREVELLGAITKTLYPRIAEKYKTTPSRVERAIRHAIEVAWSRGNMESIRNLFGYTINVTKAKPTNSEFIAMVADRLRIEHKVG